From a region of the Plodia interpunctella isolate USDA-ARS_2022_Savannah chromosome 13, ilPloInte3.2, whole genome shotgun sequence genome:
- the LOC128674963 gene encoding uncharacterized protein LOC128674963, which produces MGDHDDFEDSQFPDNDEFVPYVTAGNLHQKNGAKVTIWGKVTKVSASEGFYIKTVDEQEVLVKLKRPINEPLEGWYEIYGVSQGKSVLCDEYVPFSQDMCKNVDTEGHKGLARLLAALDDPWNLGEDNSYMAGVEPME; this is translated from the coding sequence ATGGGGGACCACGATGATTTCGAAGACAGCCAGTTTCCTGACAACGACGAATTTGTTCCATACGTGACTGCCGGAAACTTGCATCAGAAAAATGGCGCGAAAGTAACTATTTGGGGAAAAGTTACTAAAGTATCTGCGAGCGAGGGTTTCTACATTAAAACAGTCGACGAACAAGAAGTTTTAGTAAAATTGAAGCGGCCAATTAATGAACCACTTGAAGGTTGGTATGAGATTTATGGAGTGTCTCAAGGCAAAAGTGTTCTTTGCGACGAATATGTTCCATTTTCGCAAGATATGTGTAAAAACGTTGATACTGAAGGCCACAAGGGGCTGGCTAGGCTATTAGCTGCTCTTGATGATCCATGGAATCTTGGCGAAGATAACTCATACATGGCTGGTGTTGAACCTATGGAGTGA